The nucleotide sequence GGCAGAGCACGATTTAATAAGAGCTGCCTGTTCCAAATCCAATCTGGCTATTCTTTGGTGCTGTCCCGGTTTTTTTGTTGATAAAGGGAAGTCGACTTATGCCGAAAGGAACGTCCATAGTCTGCAACTTATACTAGAAGACTTGGCAAAAATTTCAGGGTATGAAGAGTTGGCCCGTGTACCATGGTTGCCTGTCGGACATTCTATGACGAATAACCTGGTTCGGCAGTTGATCAACATGAAGCCGGCGCATATACTTGCTGCAATTACCATGAAAGGGGGACCCGGTTATGGTAATCATATGGACATTCCTATTTTAAGTACAGCCGGTGAATATTTCGAATGGAATCAGCCCAAGGATGATGTTTTAAATCCACGTGCCAAGATTCCAAATTATTTGGATATAATAAAGGAAAGAAAAGAGAAACAGCTTCCCCTGAGTTATTTTTTCGATCCCAACACTGGGCATTTTGATTGTAGCGAAACCCTTACCAAACTTGTTGCAGATTACATAGTTGCGGCTGCAGAGGCAAGATTATCGGCAAATAGCGATACTTTGCTTAATCGGGTGGATTTGAGCTCAGGATGGGTAGCAGGACTTCCTTTACCAGGAATTTCCGCAATGAAACCAAAACCCTATAAAAAAGCAAAGGGCGCTGAACGCGACTATCCCTGGTATTTTAATCAAGATATTGCTGTCGCTGCATCGGATATGGCCAATATCAACTGGTCAAGAAAATCGCAAATTTCGGTTTTTGCTTTTGAAGATGGCAGTCCAGCTCCTTTTACAAAAGGTATTGTATGGCCTATTCCTTATGTTACCGGGGATGACGGGGTGACTTTTACGCTTCATTCTTCCTTTCTTAAGGCCATACCAGATAGTTTTCTTTATGCAGGAACCAAAATTGGCCATGACAGTGCGATATCCAAAATAATTTTATTGTGTGGCAGTGTCAGGCCTGTGTCAGAAAATACTTTTAGGATTGTCCCTGATCGCTCATATCCTGCCAGTGCAACTTATTTTATTGTGAAACAGGAAGGAGATAAAGAATATCGCCAATGTATAGAACCCGGGCGATTTATTTTAAAACCTAATGAGGAGGGAGAACCTCAGCAGATCAGTTTTGATAGCATTCCTGATATTAAAGCCAATCAACGTGTTTTTTTACATTCTGTTGCCACTTCGGGTATGCCGGTGAGTTTGTTTGTCAAATACGGACCTGTAAAAATTGTCGATAATCAACTTATGATAACAAAAATACCACTTCGAGCCAAGTTCCCAATTAAAGTTTCTATTGTGGCAACCCAATGGGGAAGAAGCAAGGCTCCCGCTGTAAAGACCGCCATGCAAGTTGAACGAACTTTTTTAATCACTAAATAATGAATTGTGCCTTAAATCCATCTTTAGCAAATGTTTCTTTTTTAGATAATCTTTTTAGGAATTGGTCATTATTTACAAAAAAAATATAATTAACAATGATAAATTACATGAATATTATTAGAACAAATAATTTACGATTATATTTTTTAATTTTAATTCTCATATTTTCAGTCTCTGTAAAAAGTCAGGAAGTAAGTTACCGAAATCCGGTTATTCCTGGTTTTTATCCTGATCCGAGCATTTGCAGGGTAGGAGATCATTACTATCTGGTAAACAGTAGTTTTGAATATTTTCCTGGAGTTCCGATTTGGGAAAGTGGTGATATGGTACATTGGAAGCAGATAGGTAATGTTTTAGACCGATCGTCACAAATCCCCCTGGTCCATACCAAACCTTCCAATGGCATATATGCCTCAACCATCCGCAATCACAATTCTATTTTTTATATGGTCACCACTTTAGTAAGCGGAGACAAAAAATATGGAAATTTTTATGTAACGGCCAAGGATCCTGCTGGTCCCTGGAGCGAACCGATATGGGTTGACCAGAGCGGTATTGATCCTTCCTTATTTTGGGATGATGATGGCCGTACTTATTTTGTGTCAAATCGTGGTACAAAATCATCTGATCCCAGAGCAATTTATCAGTCAGAGATAGATATTAAAACCGGTAAGCGTTTATCTGAAATAAAAGAAATTTGGAAAGGCAGCGGAGGTAGTTATGTTGAAGGCCCTCACATGTACAAAAAGGACGGATATTATTACCTGCTTACAGCCGAAGGGGGTACAAGTTATGGGCATACTGTAGCCATTGCCAGAAGCAAAAATATCTGGGGCCCTTATGAATCTTGTCCTTACAATCCTATTCTTACCAACAGAATGACTTACGGAATCATCCAGGGAACCGGCCATGCGGATATGGTTCAGGCTGCTGACGGAAGCTGGTGGATGGTTCACCTGGCCTTTCGCCCGGCTGTGGATGGTATTCATTTTATCGGCCGTGAAACCTGTTTGACTCCTGTGGTTTGGAATGCTGGCGAATGGCCGGTAGTGAATAAAAGCGGAACTACCGATGAAATTGTTAAAATTATTCCCCCTGACTTTGAAAAAAAACCGCAACCCTTTAATACAACTAACCTGGATAATTTTAATGAGACTCATCTTGGCAATGATTGGGTATATCTTCGCAATCCGGATTCCTCTTATTATTCATTGAGTGCACGTAAAGGCTGGCTTACCCTGGTGGGTTCCAAATATAATTTATGCAGTTTGGAATCACCCACATTTGTTGCCAAAAGGCAGCAGCATTTCGATATGTCGGTCACTGCTAAAATGGATTTCAATCCCAAAAAGAAGAATGAGGAAGCTGGACTTACTGTTTTAATGACCAATTTATTTCATTACGATTTCTTCATCAAAACCAACGGGAAACAGCGTCAATTGACCGTGCGTTATACTTTGGATTCGTTAAATCAGGTTTTAAGGCAGGTTCCTTTGAATGAAGGGCCTGTGGAGTTAAAGGTGGTTGGAAATAAAAAAGAATATATTTTCAGCTTCAGGCAAAAAGAAGATAAAGAATTTAAAAAGATAGCCCTGCTTAACACTCGTTTTTTGGGAACTGAGGTAACCGGTGGTTATAACGGAGTGGTTATCGGTCTGTATGCAACAGGTAATGATAAGTTGTGCACTGTTCCTGCCTATTTTGACTGGTTTGAATATAAACCCTTGTAAAACAGTAAATCGATTTTAATTTTTAACAAGCTGTCAAATATAAAAATTATGAAAATAAAAGCTTTAATTCTTGGTTCGATTTTTACCCTATTTATTTCGGTATATGTGCAATCACAAAATAAATTGGTTCCCGGATTGAATGCAAGAAAAGGATGTCCTGCATTCTTTTCTAAACTAAAAAAAGGTACGCCTGTAACGATTGTTTATTTTGGAGGAAGTATTACCAATCATCCCGGTTACCGGATATATTCCGAAAAGTGGTTTAAAGAACAATATCCCAAATCTAAAATAACTGCAATAAATGCCGGTATAGGGGGGACAGGATCTGACCTGGGCGTTTTCAGGATGGATGATGATGTTATTAAATTTAATCCTGACCTTGTTTTTGTGGAATTTGCCGTTAATGATGCAGGTACAGATTCATTGGTTATTTGCAGGTCTATGGAAGGAATTGTTAGGAAATTGAGAAAATCCTGTCCGCAGGCAGATATCTGTTTTCTTTACACGCTTAATCAGGGGATGTTGGCTGAACTGATGAACGGACATTTGTTCAAATCCATGCGATATATGGAAAAAATTGCTGATTATTATGGCATTCCTTCAATAAATTTTGCCCCTGATGTAATCCGATTGTTGAAAAAGGACAGTCTGGTTTTTAAAGGCGAAAAAGGAGTAGATTATGGAACTAAGAAAGTTTTTACCAATGATGGAACTCATCCCACCTTTGATTACGGCCATATAATCTATACCCAAACTTTAATCCGCTCTTTTCTGGCCATGAAAAATATGAAACCGGCCAAGGCTGTTACTGGGTTTAAATCTCCTTTATATCGTGACAATTATGAACTTGCCAAGTCAGTATCTATATCTGAATTCAAAAAAAGTAATGGCTGGAAACCGGTTCTTTCTACCGACAGAATTTACAAATATTACCAGGCCAGTTCCAAAATTTTTCCTGACTTAGTTGTATCTGACAATCCAAGCGATGTTGTTGAGATAAAGTTTAAAGGTACGGTCGTGGGACTATATGATGTCTTAGGCCCTTCTTCAGGAGGTTTTATCGCCGAAATTGACGGAAAGGATAAACTTTCAGTCCGTAGGTTTGATGTTTATTGCGGAAATGTTTTCAGAAGCGGGTATAAGCTTTTACCTGTGATGGATAACGGGGTACATACCATTGTAATTAGGCCTGATACTGCTTATTTTGATAAAAAAGCGATATATAGTTCAAGGCCTTCGCAAATTACAGATAATTCATATTTCCAACCTTTCAATACGTATATTGGAAAGGTGCTGCTAATCGGCGAAGTATTGCATTAATTTGAAACAGACAAAAGGCACTGAACTAATTTTATTGATTTTGGTAAACTGTTCATAAAATTTACAAAGTGAAAGTAATTATTATGAAAATATATTTTGTACTGAATTGAAAATGAGTATATTAAAAACATTGTTTTTCATTTTTATCCTTGAATCCGGATTTTATATTGTTTCTGCACAAGGCAATCTGTCAGGTATCCGGAGTATTGGTTATTATAAACAGTTGAGTTCACAACCTGATACAATCTGGTACAAAAAGATGGGCAGTGTGAAATTACATATGCTTGTTATGCAGCCGGTCAGAAAAAGAAAAACACAAAAATGCCCGGTAATGGTTTGGATTCATGGGGGTGCCTGGGTGGCTGGTTCACCTGAGGGATATATTCCACATTTGAGATTTTCGACCGATCAGGGTGCAGTAGGTATTTCGATCGAATATAGGTTGATTTCCAAGTCCGGGAATAATGTCCATTCTGAATCTGGTTATACCATTTGGGATTGCCTGGCCGACTGCAAAGATGCCATCAGATATATAAGGCAGCATGCAGATGAGCTGGGCATAGATCCTGATAAAATTATTGTTATTGGTGATTCTGCCGGAGGACATCTTGCTTTATGTTTGGGAACTATGAATTTGCCTAAAGATACCAGAGCCAATGCAGTTATCAATTGCAATGGAATTTCTGATCTGACTGAAGAAAAATGGATCAAATACATCCAACCTGGCACTAATCGGCTTAAAACTGCAAAACAGTTATCCCCGATTTATTCCTTGGATAATAAAGCCGTGTCGATATTGACCATGAATGGAGCAGACGATAAGGTTGTTACTCCTCAGGAAGCAGAAAGATTTTTCAATGCCTGCAAAGAAAGAGGGATAGATACGGAATATATACTCTGGCCAGGAATGCGTCATGCTTTTATTGTGACAAATTATACGGCGACGGAGGAACAAACAGACAAGGCACTTTCAGCTATGTTGAATTTCCTGGTAAAACGCCGCTTTTTGATTCTTAATTAAATTGTTTGAAAAACCTAGTTATTTAAAATTTCAGGGAACGAGCATATTCATTTACAAAGACAAAAATGGAAATCCACCTATGTGTTTCATTTCGGTGAGTCCACTAATGACAAATTTTCCAGTCTTGATTGATTAATTATTTACGGATGAAAAAGATATTTTTTTTATTATTCCTGATATGGGGAGTCTTATCCACTGTTTTTTCACAGTGTACTAATGTTCTACCTGTTTTCAGAACTTTTACAAACGATGAACTTAGTCCTGATAATCCATGTTTAAAAGAAATACCTTTGAAGACCTTTTCAGCAGAAGATGTTTTAAACAGGACAATAAAGTGGAACAATCCTTATAATCCCGATATTACGCCTGTTGCAAAAGATTTTGACAATTTAAAAGCTGGTAAAGTACCTCCTATAGGCATTTACCCAAGGATATTTACCTCTCCATCGGAGTTTGCTGCAATTAAAAAACGTCTGGAAACTACCCGGATAGGGTCTGTTTTGCTTAAACTTGCTAATGAAGAACTGACGCAAATGCAGAAAGGTAGAGGCGTTGATGGAAAATATTATGAATTATTGAAAACCGGATGGAAATTTAATGCAGTAGATCCTCAATTTCCTGCTGAATTGGCAAATATGTTGACAATTCAGGGATTGTTGGCTCAACTTTATGATAATAAAAGCCTAATTAAGGAGACTGCTACGGTTGCTGCCAATTATCTGAAGGCCGAACTCAAGTATATTGAGAGCCTTCCTGTTATCCCTGGAAGGGAAAACCTGGTAAAAGAACCTCTGTATTCCAATGGCAGACTGGCTAAATTGTTTGATTTTACTGCTTCCGGGATGATAGAATCTGATAAAGAAGCCATAATAAAAGCTTTTGCAAATGCCACATTCGGACGCTACAGCGTAGGTATGGAATTGCCTCATCATTGGCGGCGATGGAACCATATCAATATGTCACTCGCTTTTCCTCTTACAATACTTGCTATAGAAAATGAAAAGGGCTATGATCACCGTATTTATGATTGTGGTCTTGATATGATTAATGATTACCTGACATACGGCTTCACTGCTGAAGGAATGAGTAGCGAAGGTATTGGTTATACTTTCGGGTCATTTGATAATGACATTTTGTTTATGGCAGCAGCAGCACGGCGTGGCGTGATAACCCCGTTTACAAATCCTCATTTCAGAGCAATACCCGATTGGCTCATTTATTCCTTATCTCCAAATCCTGATTGTTTGTGGAGTTCTCATGGCGATTTGGGTACTGTTTCCGACATTCCCTGGCTAGTGATGATGGTGATGAAATATTTTTTCCCTGAGGATAAAAAAATTGATTACGTTTTTGCTAATTCATTATATAAGGATGTAAAAAAATTACCTGATGTCTCGGCTTTTGTATTTTGTATTGATCCTTCAAAAACGGCAAAAGAATATAAAGGTATACCTCCCGTTAATATGCCTTTGACTTTCTTTTCTCCTTCGCGGGGCTCACTGATTGCCCGCGATAAATGGGATAAAAATGGAATAATGTTCCAGTTTGATGCCCGTCAGGATATGTTCTATCAATCGCATGATCATTGCGACAGAGGTAATTTCTTCATTGCTTCGAACGGGCGGATATGGGCAATTGACGGATGGCGTAGTTCGGAAAGCAAATATCATTCCGTAATTACCATTGATGGTCATGGACAAGGCTATTTCGCTACACCGGCAAGCTGGATTAATTATACGGATAAACCTGAAGCTACCTTTGGACTGGTGGATTATAAATATGCATTCGACTGGTCCTGGCTTAAAACGCCGGTTTCAGATGCCATGCTGGGTAAAACACTTGCACCCCAATGGCAGGGCGGTGTTTATGAAAATGTAGCCAAAAAGCAGTTGCAGTATCATCATGGACAGCTTCCCCAACGTGATCCTTTGAAAAAGGTGGCGGATTATTTCTGTGGTTGTCTTGAAACTGATCCTCGCATTTGGACAGAGGATACATGGCCAATGAGGATATCGAACTATCCTGTTCAATATGCATTCAGAACTGCCGGGCTGATAAAAGGGAAACATCCCTATATTCTGATTATTGATGACCTGAAAAAGGATGATGCCGAAAGACTTTACGAATGGGCAATGCCAATGCAGCTTGATGTAGAAGTCGTTTCTATAAAACAATTGGTTGATGTTGTCCAACAATCAGATCCGTT is from Bacteroidota bacterium and encodes:
- a CDS encoding glycoside hydrolase family 43 protein — translated: MNIIRTNNLRLYFLILILIFSVSVKSQEVSYRNPVIPGFYPDPSICRVGDHYYLVNSSFEYFPGVPIWESGDMVHWKQIGNVLDRSSQIPLVHTKPSNGIYASTIRNHNSIFYMVTTLVSGDKKYGNFYVTAKDPAGPWSEPIWVDQSGIDPSLFWDDDGRTYFVSNRGTKSSDPRAIYQSEIDIKTGKRLSEIKEIWKGSGGSYVEGPHMYKKDGYYYLLTAEGGTSYGHTVAIARSKNIWGPYESCPYNPILTNRMTYGIIQGTGHADMVQAADGSWWMVHLAFRPAVDGIHFIGRETCLTPVVWNAGEWPVVNKSGTTDEIVKIIPPDFEKKPQPFNTTNLDNFNETHLGNDWVYLRNPDSSYYSLSARKGWLTLVGSKYNLCSLESPTFVAKRQQHFDMSVTAKMDFNPKKKNEEAGLTVLMTNLFHYDFFIKTNGKQRQLTVRYTLDSLNQVLRQVPLNEGPVELKVVGNKKEYIFSFRQKEDKEFKKIALLNTRFLGTEVTGGYNGVVIGLYATGNDKLCTVPAYFDWFEYKPL
- a CDS encoding SGNH/GDSL hydrolase family protein, coding for MKIKALILGSIFTLFISVYVQSQNKLVPGLNARKGCPAFFSKLKKGTPVTIVYFGGSITNHPGYRIYSEKWFKEQYPKSKITAINAGIGGTGSDLGVFRMDDDVIKFNPDLVFVEFAVNDAGTDSLVICRSMEGIVRKLRKSCPQADICFLYTLNQGMLAELMNGHLFKSMRYMEKIADYYGIPSINFAPDVIRLLKKDSLVFKGEKGVDYGTKKVFTNDGTHPTFDYGHIIYTQTLIRSFLAMKNMKPAKAVTGFKSPLYRDNYELAKSVSISEFKKSNGWKPVLSTDRIYKYYQASSKIFPDLVVSDNPSDVVEIKFKGTVVGLYDVLGPSSGGFIAEIDGKDKLSVRRFDVYCGNVFRSGYKLLPVMDNGVHTIVIRPDTAYFDKKAIYSSRPSQITDNSYFQPFNTYIGKVLLIGEVLH
- a CDS encoding alpha/beta hydrolase, which translates into the protein MSILKTLFFIFILESGFYIVSAQGNLSGIRSIGYYKQLSSQPDTIWYKKMGSVKLHMLVMQPVRKRKTQKCPVMVWIHGGAWVAGSPEGYIPHLRFSTDQGAVGISIEYRLISKSGNNVHSESGYTIWDCLADCKDAIRYIRQHADELGIDPDKIIVIGDSAGGHLALCLGTMNLPKDTRANAVINCNGISDLTEEKWIKYIQPGTNRLKTAKQLSPIYSLDNKAVSILTMNGADDKVVTPQEAERFFNACKERGIDTEYILWPGMRHAFIVTNYTATEEQTDKALSAMLNFLVKRRFLILN